The Mustela lutreola isolate mMusLut2 chromosome 3, mMusLut2.pri, whole genome shotgun sequence genome includes a region encoding these proteins:
- the HNRNPA3 gene encoding heterogeneous nuclear ribonucleoprotein A3 isoform X2, whose amino-acid sequence MEVKPPPGRPQPDSGRRRRRRGEEGHDPKEPEQLRKLFIGGLSFETTDDSLREHFEKWGTLTDCVVMRDPQTKRSRGFGFVTYSCVEEVDAAMCARPHKVDGRVVEPKRAVSREDSVKPGAHLTVKKIFVGGIKEDTEEYNLRDYFEKYGKIETIEVMEDRQSGKKRGFAFVTFDDHDTVDKIVVQKYHTINGHNCEVKKALSKQEMQSAGSQRGRGGGSGNFMGRGGNFGGGGNFGRGGNFGGRGGYGGGGGGSRGSYGGGDGGYNGFGGDGGNYGGGPGYSSRGGYGGGGPGYGNQGGGYGGGGGGYDGYNEGGNFGGNYGGGGNYNDFGNYSGQQQSNYGPMKGGSFGGRSSGSPYGGGYGSGGGSGGYGSRRF is encoded by the exons ATGGAGGTAAAACCGCCGCCCGGTCGCCCCCAGCCCGACTCCggccgtcgccgccgccgccggggggAGGAG GGCCATGATCCAAAGGAACCAGAGCAGTTGAGAAAACTGTTTATTGGTGGTTTGAGCTTTGAAACTACAGATGATAGTTTaagagaacattttgaaaaatggggTACACTTACAGATTGTGTG gtGATGAGAGACCCCCAAACAAAACGTTCCAGGGGTTTTGGTTTTGTGACTTATTCTTGTGTTGAAGAGGTGGATGCAGCAATGTGTGCCCGACCACACAAGGTTGATGGGCGTGTAGTGGAACCAAAGAGAGCTGTTTCTAGAGAG GATTCTGTAAAGCCTGGTGCCCATCTAACAGTGAAGAAAATTTTTGTTGGTGGTATTAAAGAAGATACAGAAGAGTATAATTTGAGAGACTACTTTGAAAAGTATGGCAAGATTGAAACCATAGAAGTTATGGAAGACAGGcagagtggaaaaaagagaggattTGCTTTTGTAACTTTTGATGATCATGATACAGTTGATAAAATTGTTG ttcaGAAATACCACACTATTAATGGGCATAATTGTGAAGTGAAAAAGGCCCTTTCTAAACAAGAAATGCAGTCTGCTGGATCACAAAGAG GTCGTGGAGGTGGATCTGGCAACTTCATGGGTCGTGGAGGGAACTTTGGAGGTGGTGGTAACTTTGGCCGTGGTGGGAACTTTGGTGGAAGAG GAGGctacggtggtggtggtggtggcagcagaGGTAGTTATGGAGGAGGTGATGGTGGATATAATGGATTTGGAGGTGATG GTGGCAACTATGGTGGTGGTCCTGGTTATAGTAGTAGAGGAGGCTATGGTGGTGGTGGACCAGGATATGGAAACCAAGGAGGTGGAtatggaggtggtggtggaggatATGATGGTTACAATGAAGGAGGAAATTTTGGAG GTAACTATGGTGGTGGTGGGAACTATAATGATTTTGGAAATTATAGTGGACAACAGCAATCAAATTATGGACCCATGAAGGGGGGCAGTTTTGGTGGAAGAAGCTCGGGCAGTCCCTATGGTG GTGGTTATGGCTCTGGTGGTGGAAGTGGTGGATATGGTAGCAGAAGGTTCtaa
- the HNRNPA3 gene encoding heterogeneous nuclear ribonucleoprotein A3 isoform X1, with amino-acid sequence MEVKPPPGRPQPDSGRRRRRRGEEGHDPKEPEQLRKLFIGGLSFETTDDSLREHFEKWGTLTDCVVMRDPQTKRSRGFGFVTYSCVEEVDAAMCARPHKVDGRVVEPKRAVSREDSVKPGAHLTVKKIFVGGIKEDTEEYNLRDYFEKYGKIETIEVMEDRQSGKKRGFAFVTFDDHDTVDKIVVQKYHTINGHNCEVKKALSKQEMQSAGSQRGRGGGSGNFMGRGGNFGGGGNFGRGGNFGGRGGYGGGGGGSRGSYGGGDGGYNGFGGDGGNYGGGPGYSSRGGYGGGGPGYGNQGGGYGGGGGGYDGYNEGGNFGGGNYGGGGNYNDFGNYSGQQQSNYGPMKGGSFGGRSSGSPYGGGYGSGGGSGGYGSRRF; translated from the exons ATGGAGGTAAAACCGCCGCCCGGTCGCCCCCAGCCCGACTCCggccgtcgccgccgccgccggggggAGGAG GGCCATGATCCAAAGGAACCAGAGCAGTTGAGAAAACTGTTTATTGGTGGTTTGAGCTTTGAAACTACAGATGATAGTTTaagagaacattttgaaaaatggggTACACTTACAGATTGTGTG gtGATGAGAGACCCCCAAACAAAACGTTCCAGGGGTTTTGGTTTTGTGACTTATTCTTGTGTTGAAGAGGTGGATGCAGCAATGTGTGCCCGACCACACAAGGTTGATGGGCGTGTAGTGGAACCAAAGAGAGCTGTTTCTAGAGAG GATTCTGTAAAGCCTGGTGCCCATCTAACAGTGAAGAAAATTTTTGTTGGTGGTATTAAAGAAGATACAGAAGAGTATAATTTGAGAGACTACTTTGAAAAGTATGGCAAGATTGAAACCATAGAAGTTATGGAAGACAGGcagagtggaaaaaagagaggattTGCTTTTGTAACTTTTGATGATCATGATACAGTTGATAAAATTGTTG ttcaGAAATACCACACTATTAATGGGCATAATTGTGAAGTGAAAAAGGCCCTTTCTAAACAAGAAATGCAGTCTGCTGGATCACAAAGAG GTCGTGGAGGTGGATCTGGCAACTTCATGGGTCGTGGAGGGAACTTTGGAGGTGGTGGTAACTTTGGCCGTGGTGGGAACTTTGGTGGAAGAG GAGGctacggtggtggtggtggtggcagcagaGGTAGTTATGGAGGAGGTGATGGTGGATATAATGGATTTGGAGGTGATG GTGGCAACTATGGTGGTGGTCCTGGTTATAGTAGTAGAGGAGGCTATGGTGGTGGTGGACCAGGATATGGAAACCAAGGAGGTGGAtatggaggtggtggtggaggatATGATGGTTACAATGAAGGAGGAAATTTTGGAGGTG GTAACTATGGTGGTGGTGGGAACTATAATGATTTTGGAAATTATAGTGGACAACAGCAATCAAATTATGGACCCATGAAGGGGGGCAGTTTTGGTGGAAGAAGCTCGGGCAGTCCCTATGGTG GTGGTTATGGCTCTGGTGGTGGAAGTGGTGGATATGGTAGCAGAAGGTTCtaa
- the HNRNPA3 gene encoding heterogeneous nuclear ribonucleoprotein A3 isoform X3 yields MEGHDPKEPEQLRKLFIGGLSFETTDDSLREHFEKWGTLTDCVVMRDPQTKRSRGFGFVTYSCVEEVDAAMCARPHKVDGRVVEPKRAVSREDSVKPGAHLTVKKIFVGGIKEDTEEYNLRDYFEKYGKIETIEVMEDRQSGKKRGFAFVTFDDHDTVDKIVVQKYHTINGHNCEVKKALSKQEMQSAGSQRGRGGGSGNFMGRGGNFGGGGNFGRGGNFGGRGGYGGGGGGSRGSYGGGDGGYNGFGGDGGNYGGGPGYSSRGGYGGGGPGYGNQGGGYGGGGGGYDGYNEGGNFGGGNYGGGGNYNDFGNYSGQQQSNYGPMKGGSFGGRSSGSPYGGGYGSGGGSGGYGSRRF; encoded by the exons ATGGAG GGCCATGATCCAAAGGAACCAGAGCAGTTGAGAAAACTGTTTATTGGTGGTTTGAGCTTTGAAACTACAGATGATAGTTTaagagaacattttgaaaaatggggTACACTTACAGATTGTGTG gtGATGAGAGACCCCCAAACAAAACGTTCCAGGGGTTTTGGTTTTGTGACTTATTCTTGTGTTGAAGAGGTGGATGCAGCAATGTGTGCCCGACCACACAAGGTTGATGGGCGTGTAGTGGAACCAAAGAGAGCTGTTTCTAGAGAG GATTCTGTAAAGCCTGGTGCCCATCTAACAGTGAAGAAAATTTTTGTTGGTGGTATTAAAGAAGATACAGAAGAGTATAATTTGAGAGACTACTTTGAAAAGTATGGCAAGATTGAAACCATAGAAGTTATGGAAGACAGGcagagtggaaaaaagagaggattTGCTTTTGTAACTTTTGATGATCATGATACAGTTGATAAAATTGTTG ttcaGAAATACCACACTATTAATGGGCATAATTGTGAAGTGAAAAAGGCCCTTTCTAAACAAGAAATGCAGTCTGCTGGATCACAAAGAG GTCGTGGAGGTGGATCTGGCAACTTCATGGGTCGTGGAGGGAACTTTGGAGGTGGTGGTAACTTTGGCCGTGGTGGGAACTTTGGTGGAAGAG GAGGctacggtggtggtggtggtggcagcagaGGTAGTTATGGAGGAGGTGATGGTGGATATAATGGATTTGGAGGTGATG GTGGCAACTATGGTGGTGGTCCTGGTTATAGTAGTAGAGGAGGCTATGGTGGTGGTGGACCAGGATATGGAAACCAAGGAGGTGGAtatggaggtggtggtggaggatATGATGGTTACAATGAAGGAGGAAATTTTGGAGGTG GTAACTATGGTGGTGGTGGGAACTATAATGATTTTGGAAATTATAGTGGACAACAGCAATCAAATTATGGACCCATGAAGGGGGGCAGTTTTGGTGGAAGAAGCTCGGGCAGTCCCTATGGTG GTGGTTATGGCTCTGGTGGTGGAAGTGGTGGATATGGTAGCAGAAGGTTCtaa